The following is a genomic window from Tissierellales bacterium.
TTCTGGCTGTCTACCTACTGCCTCGGCACCTTTACCTGCTGCATGACCTTGACCAATTCCAGGTCCTATACCTGCTATCATTGCAAGACCTGCTCCTATTGCTGAACATCCTAAAATAAAAGCTTCACTAGTTATTCCTTCTAACATTATTTTTCCTCCTCCCAAAATTTTGACAATTTTATTGCTTGTTTTTTTATTATTCTATTATATTACTCCATTGCACCTGAAATAAATATCATAGTTAGCATAGAGAATATAAAAGTTTGAAGCGCTCCTGAAAATATATCAAAATAAGCATGTAAAATTGGTGCTACTAATGGTGCAAACCAACCTAGAGCGGCATATACTAAGCCCATTATAATAACTCCACTTAAAATATTTCCAAATAAACGGAAAGAAAG
Proteins encoded in this region:
- the atpE gene encoding ATP synthase F0 subunit C yields the protein MLEGITSEAFILGCSAIGAGLAMIAGIGPGIGQGHAAGKGAEAVGRQPEAQDDIIRTMLLGQAVAETTGIYGLVIALILLFLRPLLTAYLALK